A stretch of DNA from Staphylococcus sp. KG4-3:
GAAGCTCTAATTGCTTCATCTCATTCCTAATAGTAGCAGGACTAACATTCAATTTATGCCGTTCAATCAGTGTTTTTGAACCAATTGGCTGACCTAAATCAACATAATCTTCAACAATTGCATTTAGTATGCTTAATTGTCTATCACTAATCATGTTTTCACCTCATTAGCACTCCTTTGTTTCAAGTGCTAATTATAATTTATCAAATTGGTCAAAGTAAGTCAATGTTAAAGCACTGGATTTTTATAAATTTTTATACATTAAGTAAAAAAGATTCAAACACTAAGTTTCCGACGACTTTTCCGCGATCAGTCATAGAAATGTAGTCCTCTTGTTCAACAATAAGTCCTTTTTGAGTTAAATCTTTAAGCGACTGCTCATAAACTTGCTCAACTGTTTGATCAAATTTTTCAAAAAACCTATTTTTACTTACACCTTTATTCATTCTCAAACCTAAGAACATTTCTTCTTCCATTTGTTCTGTTTTCGTTGGATAAGTTGATTGTAATATAGGTCTTTCATTGCTGTTCACTTTTTTTATATAGTGATTTACAGGATTAACATTACTGTAACGTTCACCATTCACATAGCCACTTGCACCTGCACCAAAACCATAATACCCTTCATTTTTCCAATAAACTTTATTGTGTTCCGATTCATGGCCTGTTTTCCCAAAATTTGAAATTTCATATTGATGCAAATCAGACTTATTCATTCTCTCAATTAGATACTCGTACATTTCTTCACCAATATCTTCATTTGGAATTTTCAACTTACCTTTTTTATACATATTATAAAATTGTGTTTTAGGTTCCAATATAAGTCCATAACTTGAAATATGATCAATATCCATGCTCAATGCCTTTTCTAAACTATCCTTAAAATCTTCTAACGTTTGTTGTGGTAAATGGTACATCAAATCTAAACTTATAGAAGGGATGCCTACTGCACGCGCGTTAGTGACAGCTTGATATATATCAGTAGTATGATGTGTCCTACCTAATATTTTTAAAAGTTCAGGTTTAAACGTTTGTACGCCCATTGACAATCTATTTACACCAAAATCTTTTAATAATCGAACTTTTTCAATTGTCAATTCATCTGGATTAGCTTCAAAACTAAACTCACCTTTAATTTTAAACGTATCAGTAATTGCAATTAGTAATCGCTTCAGTTGTTCATAACTTAATGCTGTTGGTGTTCCGCCGCCTACAAACACAGTTTCTAAAACTCTAACTTCGCTATCGCACATCTCTTTAATTAAGCAATCTAAATATTCATCTACTGGTTGATTGTGTATAAAATATTTATTGAAATCACAATATGTACATATTCTTACACAAAATGGAATATGGATATATGCACTTTTCACTTCCATATTGCGTGCACCTTCTTTCGTTTATTAAAGACTTAGAATCATCATAAAAAACTGGGCCATAAATCTTTTGGATTTAAGGCCCCAATTTTTAATTTATATTAATCTTCATCCATCTTAAGTACAGCTAAGAAAGCGTCTTGAGGGATTTCAACATTACCTACTGCTTTCATTTTAGCTTTACCAGCTTTTTGTTTTTCTAAAAGTTTTCTCTTACGAGTAATGTCGCCACCATAACATTTAGACAAAACATTTTTACCCATTGATTTAATATTCGTTCTTGCTACGATTTTTTGTCCTACAGCTGCTTGTACAGGAACTTCGAACTGTTGTCTAGGTATCAGCGTTTTAAGTTTCTCGACTAAAGCTTTTCCTCGGTCATATGCAAATTCTTTATGCACGATAAAGCTTAAAGCATCTACTTTCTCACCATTTAACAAGATATCCATCTTCACTAAATCACTTTCTTTATTATCGATAAATTCATAATCGAATGAAGCATACCCCTTAGTATTAGATTTTAACTGATCAAAGAAATCGAACACTACTTCTGATAATGGGATCT
This window harbors:
- the hemW gene encoding radical SAM family heme chaperone HemW; amino-acid sequence: MEVKSAYIHIPFCVRICTYCDFNKYFIHNQPVDEYLDCLIKEMCDSEVRVLETVFVGGGTPTALSYEQLKRLLIAITDTFKIKGEFSFEANPDELTIEKVRLLKDFGVNRLSMGVQTFKPELLKILGRTHHTTDIYQAVTNARAVGIPSISLDLMYHLPQQTLEDFKDSLEKALSMDIDHISSYGLILEPKTQFYNMYKKGKLKIPNEDIGEEMYEYLIERMNKSDLHQYEISNFGKTGHESEHNKVYWKNEGYYGFGAGASGYVNGERYSNVNPVNHYIKKVNSNERPILQSTYPTKTEQMEEEMFLGLRMNKGVSKNRFFEKFDQTVEQVYEQSLKDLTQKGLIVEQEDYISMTDRGKVVGNLVFESFLLNV